Proteins encoded within one genomic window of Synechococcus sp. PCC 7335:
- a CDS encoding TetR/AcrR family transcriptional regulator, whose product MAERRLSSREKIVKSALELFIQKGTIATTTKEIAERAGVNEVTLFRQFGSKQGLLLAVLKEAPVLDRMQAALSEVAGSNQPLIAYGETTLELLGQIPELTRSLICESGQSPLENRQALGQVLKQANLQTEGYLRSTQIAWSGLSIEATATLLNTLVIGHVILSASSGGLWQDQTNFLQMLNDLSQLQNQAEDAIESNNEASNTLTVPAASNNAVIDLPAEVVRSLFQTAKKLGPQQYALVYVLFGAGITIEEAAELTSPCVFATKSQHLLTITDKIANSRQRQVPVNRWIMGNRYGTYLKNPLTQWIKSQPDEKTTVFVSADSKALETAGLLALWNSIASGTTTITGNRATPFQARQTWCIELLMKGMSIENLSILSGMSFQELEPYARRAKEKAALEQALAIDQKKN is encoded by the coding sequence ATGGCTGAAAGAAGGTTGTCTAGCCGTGAAAAAATTGTAAAATCGGCGCTAGAGCTCTTCATCCAAAAAGGGACTATTGCCACAACCACAAAAGAGATTGCAGAGCGGGCAGGCGTTAATGAAGTTACGCTCTTTAGACAGTTTGGTAGCAAGCAAGGCTTGCTTCTAGCCGTTTTAAAAGAAGCCCCGGTCCTAGATAGAATGCAAGCAGCACTGTCAGAAGTTGCCGGTTCAAACCAGCCATTGATCGCTTATGGGGAGACGACTCTAGAGCTGTTAGGGCAAATACCAGAACTCACGCGATCACTCATTTGCGAATCAGGTCAATCACCCCTTGAAAACCGCCAAGCCCTAGGTCAAGTCCTAAAGCAAGCCAACCTACAAACCGAAGGCTATCTACGCAGTACTCAAATTGCGTGGTCAGGGCTCTCTATCGAAGCCACCGCTACCCTACTGAATACGTTAGTCATTGGCCATGTCATATTATCGGCAAGCAGCGGTGGTCTTTGGCAAGACCAAACAAATTTTCTGCAAATGCTAAACGATTTGTCTCAACTGCAAAATCAAGCAGAGGATGCTATTGAAAGTAACAATGAAGCCAGTAATACTCTCACCGTCCCCGCAGCGTCAAACAATGCGGTGATTGATCTACCTGCTGAAGTCGTGCGATCGCTTTTTCAAACCGCTAAGAAACTAGGCCCGCAGCAATATGCTTTAGTCTATGTCCTCTTTGGCGCTGGGATAACCATAGAAGAAGCTGCAGAGCTCACCTCACCTTGCGTTTTTGCTACCAAAAGCCAGCACCTGCTAACGATTACCGACAAGATCGCTAACTCTCGGCAGCGGCAGGTACCCGTGAACCGTTGGATCATGGGAAATCGCTACGGCACCTATTTAAAGAATCCGCTGACTCAATGGATTAAATCCCAGCCAGATGAAAAGACTACAGTGTTTGTTTCAGCTGATAGTAAGGCACTAGAAACCGCTGGGTTACTAGCCCTATGGAACTCGATTGCAAGTGGGACTACAACCATCACAGGTAACCGTGCAACGCCTTTTCAGGCACGCCAGACTTGGTGCATTGAGCTTCTGATGAAGGGGATGAGCATAGAAAACTTGAGCATCTTGTCCGGGATGAGCTTTCAAGAACTCGAACCTTACGCTCGTCGTGCAAAAGAGAAAGCAGCACTAGAACAGGCTCTGGCAATCGATCAGAAAAAGAATTAG
- a CDS encoding fatty acid desaturase: MSWASVGFFAAVHGVALLAPWFFSWSALGMAIAFHWLFGSVGICLGYHRLLSHRSFKVPQWLEYIIATIGALAMQGGPTFWVAGHRQHHAFTEHTEKDPYSSARGFWWSHMQWMFYLKPEVFDRRVYAQYAPDIARDRYYAFLDRYFLVLQVPLAFALYAVGGWSFVIYGVFVRAVLLWHCTWLINSANHLWGYRNFESDDNSRNLWWVALLTYGEGWHNNHHAFPKMAKSGLRPWEIDTTWWLIKGLQSAGLATKVVMPPVKARVLS; this comes from the coding sequence ATGAGCTGGGCTAGTGTTGGCTTTTTTGCTGCTGTCCACGGTGTGGCTCTGCTTGCTCCCTGGTTTTTCTCATGGTCGGCACTAGGCATGGCGATCGCCTTTCACTGGCTTTTTGGCAGCGTTGGCATCTGTTTGGGCTATCACCGATTGCTTAGCCACCGTAGCTTCAAAGTCCCTCAGTGGCTAGAGTATATTATTGCGACTATCGGCGCTTTGGCGATGCAAGGCGGTCCCACTTTTTGGGTGGCTGGGCACCGTCAGCATCACGCTTTCACCGAGCACACAGAAAAAGATCCCTACTCTTCTGCGAGGGGATTTTGGTGGAGCCATATGCAATGGATGTTCTATTTGAAGCCTGAAGTCTTTGATCGTCGGGTGTATGCGCAGTATGCGCCTGATATTGCTCGCGATCGCTACTATGCTTTTCTCGACCGATACTTCTTAGTTTTGCAAGTTCCTCTTGCATTTGCGCTGTATGCTGTCGGCGGCTGGTCATTTGTAATTTACGGTGTGTTTGTCCGAGCTGTCCTGCTGTGGCACTGTACTTGGCTGATTAACTCTGCCAACCACTTATGGGGCTATCGCAATTTTGAGAGTGATGACAATTCTCGTAACCTTTGGTGGGTGGCTCTACTGACCTATGGCGAAGGTTGGCATAATAACCATCATGCGTTTCCAAAGATGGCCAAGTCTGGTTTGAGACCCTGGGAAATTGATACGACTTGGTGGTTGATTAAAGGATTACAGTCGGCTGGGCTAGCGACTAAGGTGGTGATGCCGCCGGTGAAAGCAAGGGTTTTATCCTAG
- a CDS encoding dienelactone hydrolase family protein, whose product MIVTEPLVYEDEMGNPFEGTVSWDDTHSEPRPGVMITSTFMGQSDFETQKAELLAELGYVGFAIDVYGQGKRATSPEEAGSLMAVLNGDRALLASRMALALKTIRALPQVDESQIAAIGFCFGGKCVLDLARSGADVKGVVSFHGIYDPPPVAQAKNISAAVLVLHGWEDPLSPPEQTVALADELTQKEADWQIHMYGHTAHAFTNPKAQAKAEGMFFVPSAAERGWKVMQDFLSEQLSD is encoded by the coding sequence GTGATTGTTACAGAGCCACTGGTGTACGAAGACGAGATGGGCAATCCATTCGAAGGGACAGTAAGCTGGGATGATACCCACAGCGAACCTAGACCAGGGGTGATGATCACTTCTACTTTTATGGGTCAGTCTGATTTTGAGACCCAGAAAGCAGAACTGTTGGCAGAGCTTGGCTACGTCGGATTTGCAATTGATGTGTATGGCCAAGGAAAGCGTGCGACTTCCCCAGAGGAAGCTGGGTCGCTAATGGCAGTGCTCAATGGAGATAGAGCATTGTTGGCGTCGCGGATGGCGTTGGCGCTAAAGACAATAAGAGCGTTGCCTCAAGTGGATGAAAGTCAAATCGCCGCGATTGGATTCTGCTTTGGCGGAAAGTGTGTGCTGGATCTAGCGCGAAGTGGCGCGGACGTAAAAGGCGTTGTCAGCTTTCATGGAATATACGATCCGCCACCTGTGGCACAGGCCAAAAATATTTCAGCGGCGGTACTCGTCTTACATGGATGGGAAGATCCGCTTTCACCGCCTGAGCAGACGGTAGCCTTAGCAGATGAGCTAACGCAAAAGGAAGCCGATTGGCAGATTCATATGTATGGGCATACGGCTCATGCGTTTACAAATCCAAAGGCGCAGGCAAAAGCAGAAGGGATGTTCTTTGTACCGTCAGCAGCAGAGCGAGGATGGAAAGTGATGCAAGACTTTCTATCAGAGCAGCTGTCAGATTGA
- a CDS encoding cytochrome P450, with protein MINSQRSALPPGDFGLPIIGKTLDFFTDPDFASKQHARHGPLFKTRLLNQPTVFIKGPDATRFLFSQEGDRVVVTWPPSVKALLGPLSLALQTGSVHAGRRRLMAQAFQPRALEGYIDTMVSISDRYFQQWTEISAQDDSLTWYPQLRRYTFDIACKLLVGLDDASKTTLGNLFEVWCAGLFSLPINLPWTAFGKAKRSRERLLVALEALIRDREQSSYSPATPDALELLLTAKDDDGNSLTIEELKDQVLLLLFARHETLTSALTSFCLLMAQHPEIRAKAEVEQNELADQRLTLETLKQMTYLEQKLKEVLRMVPPVGGGFRRVLKTCEFDGYQIPAGWMVLYQIKQTHQELEIYAQAKKFDPERFDLEQFEQKRKPFSYIPFGGGLRECLGKEFARLEMKIFAAKLLRDHRWELLPEQDLAFTIAPTPVPKDGLKVKFF; from the coding sequence ATGATCAATTCCCAACGTAGTGCTTTACCGCCTGGCGATTTCGGTCTTCCAATCATTGGCAAGACACTGGATTTCTTCACCGACCCCGACTTTGCTAGCAAACAACATGCCAGGCATGGTCCATTGTTCAAGACCCGTCTGCTTAACCAGCCGACTGTTTTTATCAAGGGGCCGGACGCCACCCGGTTTCTGTTTAGTCAAGAAGGCGATCGCGTCGTCGTCACTTGGCCCCCTAGCGTCAAAGCTCTATTGGGACCGCTTTCTCTAGCGCTACAAACAGGCAGTGTGCATGCCGGACGTCGCCGCCTCATGGCTCAAGCGTTTCAGCCTAGAGCGCTAGAAGGCTATATCGATACTATGGTCTCTATCAGCGATCGCTACTTTCAACAATGGACCGAGATCTCAGCTCAAGACGATAGCTTGACTTGGTATCCGCAACTACGTCGCTACACCTTCGATATTGCCTGCAAGCTCTTAGTCGGCTTAGATGATGCATCTAAGACAACATTAGGAAATTTGTTTGAGGTTTGGTGTGCAGGACTATTTTCGCTACCGATAAACTTGCCTTGGACGGCCTTTGGCAAAGCGAAGCGTAGTCGAGAGCGGCTGCTAGTGGCACTAGAGGCGTTGATACGCGATCGCGAACAATCATCCTATTCTCCTGCTACCCCTGATGCTTTAGAACTATTGCTAACTGCCAAAGACGATGATGGCAACTCTTTGACTATCGAAGAGCTAAAAGATCAGGTACTGCTATTGCTATTTGCGAGGCACGAAACATTGACTTCTGCGCTCACTTCTTTTTGTCTACTAATGGCACAACACCCAGAAATTAGAGCAAAAGCTGAAGTAGAACAGAACGAACTAGCAGATCAAAGACTAACGCTAGAAACGCTCAAACAAATGACTTATTTAGAACAAAAATTAAAAGAGGTATTACGAATGGTGCCACCGGTCGGTGGCGGATTTCGCCGAGTGCTAAAAACTTGCGAGTTTGATGGCTATCAGATTCCAGCAGGATGGATGGTTCTCTATCAAATCAAACAAACTCACCAAGAACTAGAAATATACGCTCAAGCAAAGAAATTTGATCCAGAACGATTTGATCTAGAACAGTTTGAGCAAAAGCGTAAACCCTTCAGCTATATCCCGTTTGGTGGTGGCCTGCGCGAGTGTTTAGGCAAAGAATTCGCCCGTTTAGAGATGAAGATATTCGCCGCAAAGCTGCTACGCGATCATCGATGGGAGCTGCTGCCAGAGCAAGACTTAGCATTCACAATCGCCCCAACGCCTGTTCCCAAAGATGGTCTCAAAGTAAAGTTCTTTTGA
- a CDS encoding formamidase has product MSGLGGLNKSPNGVVLGMVQAQLPSVATPDDLAAQTKVICDMVAKARRNMPTMDLVVFPEYSLHGLSMDTNPDIMCHLDGPEVTAFRQACINNRIWGCFSIMEFNPNGNPYNSGLIIDDDGELQLYYRKLHPWVPVEPWEPGNIGIPVCDGPNGSKIALIICHDGMFPEMARECAYKGADIMLRTAGYTAPIRHSWQITNQANAFCNLMVTASVCMCGTDGTFDSMGEGMIVNFDGQPLVMGSHRPDEIITAEVRPDLVREARKHWSVENNIYQFGHRGYTAVKGGAQDCPYTYMKDMVDGNYRLPWEDEVVYTDGTSCGFKAPTRDYQGEELPLANVEKTVS; this is encoded by the coding sequence ATGAGCGGACTTGGCGGACTCAATAAATCTCCCAACGGGGTCGTACTAGGCATGGTACAAGCGCAGCTTCCTTCAGTCGCCACTCCAGACGATCTGGCCGCTCAAACCAAGGTTATTTGCGACATGGTTGCCAAAGCTCGCCGCAACATGCCCACAATGGATCTCGTTGTCTTTCCTGAATATTCGCTACATGGCCTTTCGATGGACACCAATCCTGACATCATGTGCCATCTAGATGGGCCAGAAGTCACCGCCTTCCGCCAAGCCTGTATCAATAATCGGATTTGGGGTTGCTTTTCTATCATGGAATTCAATCCTAACGGCAACCCCTATAACAGCGGTCTGATCATCGATGATGATGGGGAGCTACAGCTCTACTACCGCAAACTTCATCCTTGGGTACCTGTCGAGCCCTGGGAGCCTGGAAACATTGGTATTCCAGTCTGCGACGGTCCAAACGGTAGCAAAATTGCTTTAATCATCTGTCATGACGGTATGTTTCCCGAAATGGCCCGAGAATGTGCCTACAAAGGTGCTGACATTATGCTCCGCACCGCTGGCTACACGGCTCCCATCCGTCATAGCTGGCAAATTACCAATCAGGCCAATGCCTTTTGTAATCTTATGGTTACGGCTTCAGTGTGTATGTGCGGCACCGACGGTACCTTTGACTCTATGGGTGAAGGCATGATTGTCAACTTCGACGGTCAGCCATTAGTCATGGGTAGTCACCGCCCTGACGAGATCATCACCGCTGAAGTTCGCCCTGATCTAGTCCGCGAAGCTCGCAAACACTGGAGTGTAGAAAACAATATCTACCAGTTTGGGCATCGAGGTTACACGGCTGTCAAAGGCGGTGCTCAAGACTGTCCTTATACCTATATGAAAGATATGGTAGACGGCAACTATCGTCTACCCTGGGAAGATGAAGTTGTCTATACAGATGGCACCTCCTGTGGCTTTAAGGCACCGACAAGAGACTATCAGGGAGAAGAACTCCCGTTAGCAAATGTTGAAAAGACAGTAAGCTAA
- a CDS encoding pentapeptide repeat-containing protein: MRFQSINSQQLLHEYNQGDRDFSETSLRGVSLIGKYLVGIDLSLCDLSSADLSRSDLSRATMTRANLTDAELVDTNFSGANLQGTNLIGANLQTASLVGANLVGADLRGADLTGANLSGADLCEAKLSGAILCDVDLTGARVEIDELETADYDGAILDNIDTLSDLDTVLICERSTESLQWVSWGAHH; this comes from the coding sequence ATGAGATTCCAGTCAATCAACTCCCAACAATTACTTCACGAATATAATCAAGGCGATCGCGACTTTTCTGAGACCTCTTTGAGAGGAGTTTCTCTAATTGGAAAGTACTTAGTCGGTATCGATCTAAGCCTTTGTGATCTTAGTAGCGCAGACCTTAGCCGTAGCGACCTCAGTCGCGCCACAATGACAAGAGCAAATCTAACTGACGCTGAGCTAGTCGATACTAACTTCAGTGGGGCTAACTTACAAGGCACCAACCTCATTGGCGCAAATTTACAAACAGCAAGTTTAGTAGGTGCGAACCTTGTGGGCGCCGATCTGCGCGGAGCCGATCTAACCGGCGCTAATTTGAGCGGAGCCGATCTCTGTGAGGCTAAGCTAAGCGGTGCAATCCTTTGCGACGTCGACCTAACCGGCGCTCGGGTAGAAATTGACGAGCTAGAGACAGCAGACTACGACGGTGCAATTTTGGATAATATAGACACGCTAAGTGATTTGGATACGGTTTTGATCTGTGAAAGATCAACAGAGTCACTGCAGTGGGTATCCTGGGGCGCTCACCACTAA
- a CDS encoding GAF domain-containing protein, with amino-acid sequence MKAKLPFRESARIEALQQYNILDTADEQTYDDITSLAAFICDVPIALISLVDKDRQWFKSKVGISVRETPRDVSFCAHAILTKDITIVKDARDDARFSDNPLVTCAPNIRFYAGVPLITASGHPLGTLCVIDHQPKELSEVQRRTLIALARQIVVQLELHRVSLQLADALEKIEIMDGLIPICSHCKGIRDDHGFWSSVERYIEQHSDARLTHGICDQCIQTYYPDVVKVWEAEKQQKLQED; translated from the coding sequence ATGAAAGCAAAATTACCCTTTCGAGAATCGGCTCGGATCGAGGCGCTTCAACAATACAACATCCTAGATACAGCGGATGAGCAAACCTATGATGATATTACCTCTCTAGCCGCCTTTATCTGTGATGTGCCGATTGCTCTAATTAGTTTGGTAGATAAAGATCGGCAGTGGTTCAAATCTAAGGTCGGAATTTCAGTGCGCGAAACGCCTCGCGATGTCTCATTTTGTGCCCATGCCATCTTGACCAAAGATATTACAATCGTTAAAGATGCTCGCGATGATGCTCGCTTTTCTGATAATCCGTTGGTGACCTGTGCGCCGAATATTCGTTTTTATGCTGGTGTGCCGCTCATTACTGCTAGTGGCCATCCCTTAGGAACGCTCTGCGTGATCGACCATCAGCCTAAAGAGCTATCTGAAGTCCAAAGAAGAACGCTCATAGCGTTAGCTCGTCAAATAGTGGTCCAGCTAGAACTACACCGAGTTTCATTACAGCTTGCAGATGCCTTAGAGAAGATAGAAATTATGGATGGGCTAATTCCGATTTGCTCTCACTGTAAGGGGATTCGTGACGATCACGGTTTTTGGTCTTCGGTTGAACGCTATATCGAACAGCACTCAGATGCTCGGTTAACCCACGGGATTTGCGATCAATGCATACAGACCTATTATCCTGACGTGGTCAAAGTATGGGAAGCTGAAAAACAACAGAAATTACAAGAAGACTAG
- a CDS encoding MFS transporter, whose product MNKLFQPNFPFSPAKLPIFYGWVILVASVLGVLTSIPGQTIGVSVFTDHLIEATGLSRLQLANAYLAGTVTSGALLPFGGKLLDQLGARRVAVLAAIGLGATLVYLTECDRISLFFSKFLPFTPTTIAAPVLVVGFISLRFCGQGMLTMTSRTMLGKWFERRRGQVSGIEGIFVAFGFAIAPYFFSQSIAVLGWRGTWLSLAAFVGIGMSSISWLLFRDNPESCGLRMDAKVADLYSSKELSAGHTSSVPIPKPTTMWGLTRQQALSTLAFWAVTLAFMSQALSITGITFNIVSIGADMGISEEDMVRIFVPIAVVSTAVGYGVGVACDRIRIQYIFIFMMVFQAIGIAAIANLNITWMIVPAVVGLGISGGCFGTLTTVVLPRFFGRAYLGAIAGVQMMAIVIASAIGPSLLANSKSITGSYTSGLYACCLFAPVVITSMLAVNTPTE is encoded by the coding sequence TTGAATAAACTTTTTCAGCCTAATTTTCCCTTTTCGCCTGCCAAGCTACCTATCTTCTATGGTTGGGTGATTCTCGTTGCCAGCGTGCTAGGCGTATTGACTAGCATTCCAGGCCAAACCATTGGTGTTAGTGTCTTTACCGATCACTTAATTGAAGCTACAGGGCTATCAAGATTACAGCTGGCAAATGCCTACCTAGCGGGCACAGTGACTAGTGGCGCTCTGCTACCGTTCGGGGGTAAGTTGCTAGACCAACTAGGCGCTAGGCGCGTAGCGGTACTTGCGGCAATAGGGTTGGGAGCAACGCTAGTGTATCTAACCGAATGCGATCGCATCTCTTTGTTCTTCAGCAAGTTTCTACCGTTCACACCTACAACGATTGCAGCGCCAGTGCTAGTCGTTGGCTTTATTAGCCTGCGGTTTTGCGGGCAGGGAATGTTAACGATGACCAGTCGCACAATGTTAGGAAAGTGGTTCGAACGACGACGCGGACAGGTATCTGGAATTGAAGGGATTTTTGTCGCATTTGGCTTCGCGATCGCTCCTTACTTCTTCAGTCAATCTATCGCCGTACTCGGCTGGCGAGGCACATGGCTGAGCCTAGCAGCGTTTGTAGGTATTGGCATGAGTAGCATCAGCTGGCTGCTGTTTCGTGACAATCCGGAAAGCTGCGGCCTACGAATGGACGCAAAAGTAGCCGATCTCTACTCATCAAAAGAGCTTTCAGCAGGTCACACTTCGTCAGTGCCAATTCCAAAGCCTACTACAATGTGGGGCTTAACTAGACAGCAGGCCTTAAGCACATTAGCTTTCTGGGCGGTGACGCTAGCCTTTATGTCACAGGCGTTGTCAATCACAGGCATCACTTTCAACATTGTCAGCATTGGCGCAGACATGGGGATCAGTGAAGAAGACATGGTCCGAATTTTTGTACCCATTGCAGTGGTTTCGACGGCAGTAGGCTATGGGGTAGGCGTGGCTTGTGATCGCATTCGCATTCAATATATTTTTATCTTTATGATGGTCTTCCAAGCTATCGGCATTGCAGCCATAGCCAACCTCAACATTACCTGGATGATTGTGCCCGCCGTTGTGGGCTTAGGGATTAGCGGCGGTTGCTTTGGAACACTCACGACTGTAGTACTCCCCCGATTCTTTGGCCGGGCCTATCTAGGTGCGATCGCAGGCGTACAGATGATGGCAATTGTGATCGCTAGCGCTATTGGCCCCTCTCTACTAGCCAACTCGAAATCAATCACAGGCTCTTATACCAGCGGATTATACGCTTGCTGCTTGTTCGCACCTGTAGTGATTACTTCGATGCTAGCAGTTAACACGCCTACGGAGTAG